A region of Arabidopsis thaliana chromosome 5, partial sequence DNA encodes the following proteins:
- a CDS encoding Transcription factor IIS protein (Transcription factor IIS protein; FUNCTIONS IN: molecular_function unknown; INVOLVED IN: transcription; LOCATED IN: cellular_component unknown; CONTAINS InterPro DOMAIN/s: Transcription factor IIS, N-terminal (InterPro:IPR017923), Transcription elongation factor S-II, central domain (InterPro:IPR003618); BEST Arabidopsis thaliana protein match is: F-box family protein (TAIR:AT2G42730.1); Has 30201 Blast hits to 17322 proteins in 780 species: Archae - 12; Bacteria - 1396; Metazoa - 17338; Fungi - 3422; Plants - 5037; Viruses - 0; Other Eukaryotes - 2996 (source: NCBI BLink).) gives MQRREFLELFEAALRAAKSVKGAESSPEVLRFVDAMNRLKEAPKSLVCDVVCKTSMGKGLGFFIDHKNPKIRSEGRILRDLWMKIHYASGREKSRDRETPVKIPTHSTMKKTGDSKRDKVHEILQSSLAKVATEVVDTEMKRRVMTVCDPWVVAVSVESAMSILFNMGDSNNPDLRRKVLIGEISGERLVKMEKDEMGSEKIQKEVQRIKERARFKEESRMKMLLASADMIMT, from the exons ATGCAGAGGCGAGAGTTCTTGGAGTTGTTCGAGGCAGCACTTAGAGCGGCTAAGTCTGTGAAAGGTGCTGAGAGTTCTCCAGAGGTATTGAGGTTTGTCGATGCTATGAATCGTTTGAAGGAAGCACCTAAGTCACTTGTTTGTGACGTGGTCTGCAAAACCTCCATGGGGAAGGGTTTGGGATTCTTCATTGAtcacaaaaaccctaaaattcgATCGGAAGGAAGGATTCTTCGGGATCTTTGGATGAAGATTCATTATGCTTCAGGTAGAGAAAAGAGTCGTGATAGAGAAACTCCGGTGAAGATTCCGACGCATTcaacgatgaagaagactgGAGATTCAAAACGAGATAAAGTGCATGAGATTCTTCAATCATCTTTGGCTAAAGTCGCTACTGAGGTTGTTGACACGGAGATGAAGAGACGAGTCATGACTGTTTGTGATCCTTGGGTTGTGGCTGTATCTGTGGAATCTGCAAT GTCGATTCTGTTCAACATGGGAGATAGTAACAATCCAGATTTGAGGAGGAAAGTGTTAATTGGTGAGATCAGTGGGGAGAGATTagtgaagatggagaaagacGAGATGGGGAGTGAGAAGATTCAGAAGGAGGTTCAAAGGATTAAAGAGAGAGCAAGATTTAAGGAAGAGAGTCGCATGAAGATGCTTCTTGCATCAGCAGATATGATCATGACTTAG
- the PUB15 gene encoding Plant U-Box 15 (Plant U-Box 15 (PUB15); FUNCTIONS IN: ubiquitin-protein ligase activity, binding; INVOLVED IN: protein ubiquitination; LOCATED IN: ubiquitin ligase complex; EXPRESSED IN: 6 plant structures; EXPRESSED DURING: L mature pollen stage, M germinated pollen stage, 4 anthesis, petal differentiation and expansion stage; CONTAINS InterPro DOMAIN/s: U box domain (InterPro:IPR003613), Armadillo-like helical (InterPro:IPR011989), Armadillo (InterPro:IPR000225), Armadillo-type fold (InterPro:IPR016024); BEST Arabidopsis thaliana protein match is: plant U-box 13 (TAIR:AT3G46510.1); Has 7951 Blast hits to 5407 proteins in 313 species: Archae - 0; Bacteria - 45; Metazoa - 2582; Fungi - 655; Plants - 3768; Viruses - 3; Other Eukaryotes - 898 (source: NCBI BLink).), producing the protein MVDVMDTDEEATGDAENRDEEVTAEEPIHDEVVDAVEIHEEEVKEDDDDCEGLVSDIVSIVEFLDQINGYRRTQQKECFNLVRRLKILIPFLDEIRGFESPSCKHFLNRLRKVFLAAKKLLETCSNGSKIYMALDGETMMTRFHSIYEKLNRVLVKAPFDELMISGDAKDEIDSLCKQLKKAKRRTDTQDIELAVDMMVVFSKTDPRNADSAIIERLAKKLELQTIDDLKTETIAIQSLIQDKGGLNIETKQHIIELLNKFKKLQGLEATDILYQPVINKAITKSTSLILPHEFLCPITLEIMLDPVIIATGQTYEKESIQKWFDAGHKTCPKTRQELDHLSLAPNFALKNLIMQWCEKNNFKIPEKEVSPDSQNEQKDEVSLLVEALSSSQLEEQRRSVKQMRLLARENPENRVLIANAGAIPLLVQLLSYPDSGIQENAVTTLLNLSIDEVNKKLISNEGAIPNIIEILENGNREARENSAAALFSLSMLDENKVTIGLSNGIPPLVDLLQHGTLRGKKDALTALFNLSLNSANKGRAIDAGIVQPLLNLLKDKNLGMIDEALSILLLLASHPEGRQAIGQLSFIETLVEFIRQGTPKNKECATSVLLELGSNNSSFILAALQFGVYEYLVEITTSGTNRAQRKANALIQLISKSEQI; encoded by the exons ATGGTCGATGTGATGGATACAGATGAAGAAGCCACAGGAGATGCAGAGAACCGTGATGAAGAAGTTACCGCAGAAGAACCGATTCACGATGAGGTTGTGGATGCGGTGGAGATTCATGAGGAAGAAgtgaaagaagatgatgatgattgtgaAGGATTGGTGAGCGATATCGTATCGATTGTCGAGTTTTTGGATCAGATTAACGGTTATCgaagaacacaacaaaaagaatgTTTTAATCTCGTTAGACGATTGAAGATTCTTATTCCATTTTTGGATGAGATTCGAGGTTTTGAATCACCAAGTTGCAAGCATTTTTTAAATCGTTTGAGGAAAGTGTTTCTTGCTGCCAAGAAATTATTAGAAACTTGCAGCAATGGCAGTAAAATCTATATG GCATTGGATGGCGAAACAATGATGACGAGATTTCATTCGATTTACGAAAAGTTGAATCGTGTTCTTGTTAAAGCTCCTTTTGATGAATTAATGATTTCTGGTGATGCGAAAGACGAG ATTGATTCATTGTGTAAACAActgaaaaaagcaaaaagaagaacagaTACACAAGACATAGAGCTAGCAGTAGACATGATGGTGGTATTCTCAAAAACCGATCCTCGAAACGCAGATAGCGCGATAATAGAGAGGCTAGCGAAAAAGCTTGAGCTACAAACAATTGATGATTTAAAGACAGAAACTATAGCCATACAAAGCTTAATCCAAGACAAAGGAGGTTTGAACATAGAGACTAAACAACATATCATTGAGCTTCTTAACAAGTTCAAGAAGCTTCAAGGTCTTGAAGCTACCGACATTCTCTACCAACCCGTCATCAATAAAGCAATCACCAAGTCAACGTCTCTAATATTACCTCATGAGTTTTTGTGTCCTATAACACTCGAAATAATGCTTGACCCGGTTATCATCGCCACTGGACAG aCATATGAGAAGGAGAGTATACAGAAATGGTTTGACGCAGGACATAAGACTTGTCCTAAAACAAGACAGGAGTTAGATCATCTCTCTCTTGCACCTAACTTCGCTTTAAAGAACTTGATTATGCAGTGGTGTGAGAAGAACAATTTCAAGATTCCAGAGAAAGAAGTAAGTCCTGACTCACAAAATGAGCAGAAAGATGAGGTCTCTTTGCTGGTGGAAGCGTTATCGTCAAGCCAACTGGAAGAACAACGAAGATCAGTGAAGCAGATGCGTTTGCTAGCCAGAGAAAATCCCGAGAACCGCGTTTTAATAGCGAATGCAGGAGCGATTCCTTTGTTAGTTCAACTCCTTTCTTACCCTGATTCAGGAATCCAAGAAAACGCGGTAACGACATTGTTGAATCTATCTATCGACGAGGTCAACAAGAAACTCATTTCAAATGAAGGAGCTATTCCAAACATTATTGAAATCCTTGAAAATGGAAACAGAGAGGCAAGAGAGAACTCTGCTGCAGCTTTGTTTAGTTTATCGATGCTCGATGAGAACAAAGTAACTATCGGATTATCGAATGGGATACCGCCTTTAGTCGATTTACTACAACATGGGACATTAAGAGGGAAGAAAGATGCTCTCACTGCACTCTTTAACTTGTCTCTTAACTCAGCTAATAAAGGAAGAGCTATCGATGCTGGTATTGTTCAACCTTTGCTTAACCTTcttaaagataaaaacttaGGGATGATCGATGAAGCGCTTTCGATTCTGTTGCTGCTTGCATCACACCCTGAAGGACGTCAAGCCATTGGACAACTCTCCTTCATTGAAACACTTGTGGAATTCATCAGACAAGGCACCCCGAAAAACAAAGAGTGTGCGACCTCGGTGCTGCTTGAACTAGGCTCTAACAACTCGTCTTTTATCCTCGCAGCGCTTCAATTCGGAGTTTATGAATATCTGGTAGAAATAACCACCTCTGGAACAAACAGAGCTCAGAGAAAAGCAAATGCTCTTATACAACTCATAAGCAAATCTGAACAAATTTAG
- a CDS encoding uncharacterized protein (unknown protein; Has 35333 Blast hits to 34131 proteins in 2444 species: Archae - 798; Bacteria - 22429; Metazoa - 974; Fungi - 991; Plants - 531; Viruses - 0; Other Eukaryotes - 9610 (source: NCBI BLink).): MSKMRSYLKPPLPKSPIRLRSRQVLHSSLQTPSPGFLKPGRRLSDVDLNPKPQIKYSSISSEIHALAKMVKDEFAEEEDRKKSSNLESLAKNSVPLFERGRFYEEYSAKRNERLRRKKGEEAVEGGVVKGTPYNLGVNHEPMTNKRRGTAKKESIKKTVVSMVESSSIPRYSLRSMAKENRKPPLPLNVAVSAMKSVTTRKGRRI, encoded by the exons ATGTCGAAGATGAGATCTTACCTGAAACCACCGCTTCCCAAATCTCCGATCCGTCTCCGTTCACGTCAAGTCCTTCACTCTTCTCTCCAAACCCCATCGCCAg GTTTTCTAAAGCCGGGACGAAGATTGAGTGACGTagatctaaaccctaaaccccaaaTCAAATACTCATCAATCTCTAGCGAGATACATGCTTTAGCAAAGATGGTGAAAGACGAGTTTGCTGAAGAAGAGGATCGCAAAAAGTCTTCGAATTTGGAGAGTTTGGCAAAGAATTCAGTTCCGTTATTCGAGAGAGGGAGGTTTTACGAGGAGTATTCGGCTAAACGGAACGAGAGAttgaggaggaagaaaggagaagaagctgtAGAAGGAGGAGTTGTGAAAGGAACTCCTTATAATCTCGGAGTTAATCATGAACCGATGACGAATAAGAGACGAGGAACGGCGAAGAAGGAGAGCATCAAGAAGACGGTGGTGTCTATGGTTGAGAGTAGTAGTATACCGAGGTATTCTCTGAGGAGTATGGCTAAGGAGAATAGGAAGCCACCGCTTCCGCTTAATGTCGCTGTAAGTGCGATGAAGAGTGTTACTACACGAAAGGGTAGGAGAATCTGA